The DNA sequence ACCCGGCCGGCGTCCTGCACCGCTACGGCCTCGGCGGGGACCGCGTGGCGGGCGAGGTGCTCGTCGACGCGCTGACCGACCTCGTCTTCCGCGACTCGGTGCGGGACCTGGCCGAGAACCACGCCGGGCGCACCTACCGCTACGAGTTCGAGTGGCGCTCCCCGCTGCTCGACGGCCGGATGGGCGCGTGCCACGGCCTGGAGCTCCCCTTCGTCTTCGACGCGCTCGACGGGCTGTCCGGGCCGCGCGGCCTCCTCGGCGAGCACGCGCCGCGGCAGCTGGCCCACGACCTGAACGGCGCCTGGTACCGCTTCGCCACCACCGGCTCGCCGGGCTGGCTGGCCTACACCGGCGAGGACACGACGTTCCACGCGGGGGCCACCTACTGATCACCTCCCGGCCGCCCGCTCGTACGGCGGGCTTTGGTCCACCAGGGCAGACTTGTCACCCGGACGGTTGACTGTGCCCTGGCCGCGCTGCCAGGCTCAAGCCGCCCGGACGGCCGGATGAATGGGGACATCGATGCCCGAGGCGGGCTTTGGCGCGCCGCCGCGCGCGTACGTCCGCTCGCTGCTGCGCAACGGCACGCCCGCGGAGACCGCCCCACCGGACGGTGACGCGGCCGACCTCACCGCGGTCGGCGCGGCGACGCTCGCGCGGGCCTCGCGCTACTGGGTCGTCGTGCCGCTGGCCTACCGGATCGCGGCGTTCATCAAGGTGTTCATCGGGTACACCGCCGCCAACGGCACCCTCGGGCTGGGCCCGGTGCTCTCGGCCACGGTGTTCGCCGTCGTCGCCAACACCGCCGCCGCGGCCTGGGTGCTGCGGGCCGGCGGCCTGCGGGCCCGCGTCACCGGCCGCGCGCTCGCGCTGGACCTGGCGGTCGGCGTGGCGCTCAACTTCGCCGTCGCGGCGACCGTCCCGGCCGCGGTGCAGCCGTTCGCGGTCGACGTCACCTGGACCTGGCTGGTCGGCGCGGTCGCGATGTGGGCGGGCACGTCCGGCATCCCGACGGCGCTCTGGCTGTTCGCCGGGGCCCTGCCGCTGCGCTCGGCGCTCACCCTCGCCGGCGGCCTCCCGCTGGACGCCCCGCTCGCCCTGACCCGCTCGGTCGGCTGCATGATCGCGCTCGCCGTCGCCATCGTGCTCGGCGCGGGCATCCTCATCCTGCTCGGCGTCGGCACCCGGTTCGCGCTGGACATCGGGCTGCGGCGCGGACGCGAGGCCGAGCGCCGCCGGACCCGGCGCATCATGCACGACAGCGTCCTGCAGACCCTGGAAGCGCTGGCGATCTCGGCCCCCGGCGACGACGCCCAGGCCGTCGCCCGGCTCAAGGAACTGCGTTCGGTCGCCAAGGCGGAGGCCGCCGAGCTGCGCCGCAAGATCACCGAACCCATCGAGTCCGGTTCGACGCGCGGCTTCGCCGTCGAACTCGCCGACGTCGCGACCGAGATGGCCCGCGACGGATTGCGCACCCAGCTGGTCGCCGCGGACTTCGCCGACGACGACCAGCTCTCGCAGGACCGCCGGACCGCGATGTGCGAGGCGGTCCGGGAAGCGTTGCGCAACACCGTGAAGCACTCCGGGACCAAGCAGGTCGTGCTGCGCGTGGAGGAACGCGACGGCGGGATCGCGGTCGTCGCCCGGGACCAGGGCCAGGGCTTCGACGTCCAAGCCCGGCCGCCGGGCTTCGGCATCACCCAGTCCATCATCGCGAGGCTGGCCGAGGTCGGCGGCCGCGGCACGGTCGACTCCCAGCCGGGCCGCGGCACCCGCGTCACCCTCTGGGTGCCGAGCTAACCGCCCGCCCCGCACGGCGCTGGCCGGATCCCGGCGCTATCTGGCATTCCAGCCACTCCCGGTGCCGGGAACGAGCCGATAACTTCGGCTCGTTCCCGTACGACTGAGGAGTTCCGTGTCCAAGTTCCTGCTTTCGGTGCACGTCCTGGCGGCGATCCTGGCCGTCGGCCCGGTGGCCGTCGCGGCCAGCATGTTCCCCGTGGCCGTGCGCCGCGTCGCCGCCGGTGGCGACGTCGCCACCGTGACCGTGCTGCACCGGATCTGCCGCGTCTACGCCTACGTCGCCATCGCCGTGCCCGTGTTCGGCTTCGGCGTCGCGGGCACCATGCACGTCATGGGCGACCCGTGGCTGATCGTGTCGATCGGGCTGACCGCGGTCGCGGCCGCCGTCCTGGCGTTCGTGGTCCTGCCGGCACAGAAGCGCCAGCTCGCCGCGCCCACGCCGGCCACCGTGGGCCGGCTCGGGATGACGACCGGGGTGTTCAACCTGCTGTGGGCCGCGGTCACCGTGCTGATGATCGTCCGGCCGGGCTCGTCGACCGGCGCCTGACTCAGGCCGGCACCCGCACGGCCACGAAGTCCGGCCGCCGCCGCAGCACGAACCCGAGCGACTGGTAGAGCCGGATCGCCGGGGTGTTGGTCGCGGCCGCGTGCATCATCGGCGTCTCGCCCCGCGCGCGGATGCCGAACGCGATCGCGTGCACGAGCCGCGTCCCCAGGCCCTGCCCGCGGAACGCCGGGTCGGTGCAGACGGCGCTGATCTCGGTGTACCCGGGCGGGTGCAGCCGCTCCCCGGCCATCGCCACGAGCGCGCCCGCGCGCCGGATCCCGAGGTAGGTGCCGAGCTCGACGGTCCGCTTCCGGAACGGCCCGGGCTGCGTCCGCGCGACGAGGTCGAGCATCTCCGGCACGTCCGCGGGTCCCAGCCGCACGGCTTCCGGGTCCTCGGCCGCCGCGACCCCTTCGTCGACGAGCTGCACCCCCGGCAGCGTCTCGAGCACCTCCCACCCGGCGGGCGGCCGGGAGAAGGTGGAGGCGACGACCACGGTCGCCCCGGGCCCGCCGAGCGTCGCGACGTCCCGCCAGTCCTGCTCGCCGGGATCGTCGGGCAGGCCCAGGAAGGGCGCGACGTCCGCCGGGTACCGCAGCACCCGCCCGACGCGCTCGGCGAAGTGGGCGTGCGGCCCGGCGAGCGACGCCCAGGTCGGGTTGTCCAGCGGAGAAGACATGCGCTACCTCGGGGTGTTCCGGCTCGGGTGATCACCCGCCAGGATGCGTCTAAACCCCCGCCGCGCGCCGCCGCTCCCACATCGTGAGCGCGCGCTCAGCCGACCGTGGTCAGCGCGTCGTCCGAGAGCACCTGGCCGCCGTCCGACACCACGAGCCTGCCGCCGCCGACCTGGTAGCTGTACTGGCCGTTCACCGCGACGAAGCCGTCGCCCGAGGCCTGGGCCGGCAGCGTGATGTGGGTGTCGTCCGACGCCCCCTGCCCGCGGGCCTGGCCGTCGTAGAAGATCCGGCCGTCGGGGGTCTGACAGACCGTGACGACGGACTTCACGGTCTCCCCCACGAGCAGCGCCGTCCCCGCGCCGCCGGGCAGGTAGCGGGCGGCGTCCCCCGGGCACGGCTTCCCGGCCGGGGTCGACGACGTCGTCGGCGTGGCCGACGACGTCGAGGACAGAGCGGGTGGGGCGGGCGGGGTGACGCCGTTCGCGGTCGTGACGACCGTCTTGGTCGTCGGCAGCGCGGGTGTCGTGTACTGCGGGAACGGCCCGGACGAGGTGGGCGACGGCTTCGGGCGCCCGGCGAACAGCAGGACGCCGGCCACCGCGACGGCGGCGACCAACATCAGGGTGAGCAGCACCCACAGCGCCCGCGCGCGGGCCCGGCCGGGGGCCAGGCTCGCGCAGGTGCCGCACCGCTGCGCGGCGCCGTCGTTGACCGCGCCGCACTGCGCGCACGTCCAGGGGGAACCCGCCATCGGGCCTCCTTCGGCCCGGCGCGGTCTCGGTCACGCCGGTCCTCCATCGTCACCGACGACGGCCCTGGCTGCAACGCCCGGAGGAGGGCTACTGCCCGATGTTCACCATCCACGGGATGCCGAACTTGTCGACGCAGCACCCGAATTCGTCGGCCCAGGCCTGCTTTTCGAACGGAACCGTCACGGTGCCGCCCTCGCTCAGCTTGTCCCAGTAGCCCCGCAGGTCGTCGGCGTCGTCCCCGCTGAGGCTGACGGTGATGTTCGTACCCGGATGGTACTCCATCCCTTCGGGGGTGTCGGACGCCATCAGCGTGTAGCCGCTGTCGGTGTCGAGCTGGGCGTGCATGACCTTGTCGGCTTCCGGCCCTTCGGGTGCCCCGAATGACCCGAACGTGTGCACGGTCAGCTTGCCCCCGAACACGGTCTCGTAAAACTCCATGGCCTGGCGGGCGTTGTCCTTGAAGCTCAGGTACGGGTTCAAACGGGAAACCACGGCGATCTCCTTCGCTCGGAAGAGCAAGCATCTTCGCAGAAGCCCGTGACCACGACAAACGCGGTAATTTCAGACGACGAAGCGGCGGTGCGCGTCCGGTTCCAACGGGAGCGAGCCGTGCAGCGCGGCCCGGGCGCGCAGCTCCAGCGCGCGGTCCAGGGTGTTCGTCCCCGGTGCCGCCGCGGCGTGGAAAGTGCCGCGCCCGAACAGGTACACCAGCTGCAGCCGGCCGTCCCGGCGGCCGTCCGGGTCGGCGAACTCGACGCTCGCGAAGCGCAACGCGCCGCCGTAGCCGGCCCGCGCCAGCCGGTCGGCGACGTCCACCAGGTCACCGGTCAGCACGCGCAGGTCGCGGTTGCGGCGCCAGCAGCGGACCGTCGAGCGGCCGTAGAGGTCCTGGGTCACCAGCGGGTGCACCGGCAGCTTGGCCGACGTCGCGGCGAGCAGCTCGGCCTCGGTGCGGTCCAGCGCGTCCCCGTCCACCTTGAAGCTCAGCGTGCCGCCGCCGGTCGGGATCAGGCCGAGTGCGCCACGTACTCGCGGAGCAGCCGCGGCGAGGCTGTAGAGGGACTGCAGGTTCGGGCGGGAAGTCCAGCAGCGGACGAGTTTGCTGTCCAGCAGGGTCACGGGCGGGGGTCCATTCTCCGGTCGAGATGACGCCGGGCCGGGCACGCTGGCAATGTCCACAGTGGACGTCAGGTGCGGGGACGCGGGGTCGGAAAGGACAGCATGCTCCCCGGCCCGGCGATTCCGGTCCGGAACCGGCCGATCACGCGGCGAACGGCGCCGGGGTGCCGCCGAACGGTCGACACCCCAGTGGTTCAGCCGATCAGCGGTACCCCTTTCACGGGGCCGCGATGACGACCTTCCCGAAGTTCCCCCGGCCCGCGAAGTGCCGGAACGCTGCGTCGGCGTCCCCGAACGGGTGAACGCTGTCGATGACCGGTCCGATCGGGCGGACGGCGAGCCGCCGCACGAGGACCTCGGTGTCCTCGCGGCTGCCGACCCAGGTCTTCCGGACGGTCGCGCCGCTGCGGAACAGGTCCATGAAGCCGATCGGCGCCCCGCCCGTGCCGACGAACCCGACGAGCACGATCTCGGCGTGGTGCGTCCCGGCCGCGACGAGCGACTGCGCGAACGTGCCGGGCCCGCCCACCTCGACGATCCGGTCCGCGCCGCGGCCTCCGGTCGCGTCGAGCACAGCCTGGCCCCACTCGGGTGTTTCGACGTAGTCGATCACCGTGTCCGCCCCGAGTCCGGTCAGCTTGGCCGCCTTCGCCGCGCTCGACGTCGTCGCGATCACGCGCGCCCGTGCGCCTTCGCCAGCTGCAGGGCGAACAGCGAGACACCGCCGGTGCCGAGGGTGAGCACGACGTCTTCCGGCCTCAGCGGCGTGCCGCGCCGTCCACGCCGTGACGGCGGCGCACGGCAGGGTCGCGCCCTGCTCGTAGGTGAGCGACTCCGGCAGCGCGGCGAGCGCGTTTTCGGAGACGGCGCGGTACTGCGCGAGCTGGCCGTCCTGGGCGTTCCCGTACCCCCGCAGGGTTTCCGCGGCCGGGAGGCGGCCGCCGATCCAGTTCGTGTGGAAGGTGTTGACGACCCGGTCACCGACCGCGAAGCGCGTGACACCCTCGCCCACCGCGGCGATCTCGCCGGCGGCGTCGGACACCGGGATCAGGCTCCCGGGCCCGTTGGTGAAGTGGTCGCCGTCGAGGAATGAGCAGGTCACGGTAGTTCAGCGACGTCGCCCGGACCCGGACCAGCACCTCGCCGCGCTGCGGCTCGAGCACGGGTAGACGACGTCTCCTTCGGCGAGGCCCTGGAGGCCCTGCGCGACCCGCACCGGCTGACCATGGTCGCCGCGCTCGCCCGCGAGCCCAGCCGGTCGTGCGGCGCGATCATGCCGCCGGTCAGCAAGCCCGCGGCGTCGCGCCACTTCAAGATCCTCTGCGCGGCCGGCCTGCCGAAGCAGTGGGACAGCGGCACGCAACGACTGAACGCGTTGCGGCACGAGGAGTTCGACGCGCGGGTTCCCCGACCTGCTCGACCTGGCGCTCGCCGAGGCCGCTCGCCTTCCCCGCTGATCCGGACCTTCGCGTCACTTTCTCGCCAACCGGACATTAAGCATTGCTAATAGTTCTGAGTCAGAGCTACTTTGGCGGCATGACCGAGCTCGCCGAACGGCTGATGGGCACCGTCCAGGGCATCCGCCGGGTGGTGCGCCGCCGCGTGCGCGCCGACGTCCCCGGCTTCCCGCTGCCCGGCGCCCAGGTCGAGGTGCTGCGCGTGGTCGCCGACCACCCCGGCATCGGCGTCGCTGCGGCCGCGCGGGAACTGCACCTGGCGGCCAACTCGGTCAGCACCCTGGTGAACCAGCTCGTCGACGCCGGATTCCTGCGCCGCGAACCCGACCCGGACGACCGGCGCGCGACCCGGCTGGAGGTCACCGCGGCGGCGGCCGACCGGATGGCGCACTGGCGCCGCGCCCGGACCGGCCTGGTCGCCGACGCCCTCACCGGACTGTCCGAAGAGGACACCGCGGCGATCGAACAGGCGTTGCCGGCCTTGGAGAAACTCATGGGCATCCTGAAGGAGCGGCCGTGACCGAACCCGCGGTGCGGTGCACCGACCTCAGCCACTCCTTCGGCGCGACGCGCGCGGTGGACGGCGTCGACCTGGAGATCCACCCCGGCGAGGTGTTCGGCCTGCTCGGCCCGAACGGCGCCGGCAAGACCACGACGTTGCGGATGATCACCACGCTGCTGCCGACCGGACCCGGCCGGATCACCGTGTCCGGCATCGATGTCGCCCGCCGGAAGATGGCCGTGCGGCGGCTGATCGGCTACGTCCCGCAGCAGCTGTCGGCCGACGGCGCGCTGACCGGCCGCGAGAACGTCGCCCTGTTCGCCCGGCTCTTCGACGTCCCCCGCGCCCGGCGCGCCGAGGAGGTCCGGCGCGCGCTGGACCTGGTCGGGCTGGCCGGCGAGGCCGACCGCACGGCCAAGGGCTACTCCGGCGGCATGATCCGCCGACTCGAACTGGCCCAGGCCCTGGTCAGCTCCCCGCGGCTGCTCATCCTCGACGAACCGACGATCGGGCTCGACCCGGTCGCCCGCTCGGCGGTGTGGGAGCGGATCGCGCAGATCCGCGCCGAGACCGGGATGACCGTGCTCGTCACCACGCACTACATGGACGAGGCCGAGCAGTACTGCGACCGCGTCGCGCTGATGCACGCCGGCAAGATCCGCGCGCTCGGCACCCCCGCCGAACTCGAGGCCGACCTCGGCCCCGAGTCCACTTTGGACGACGTCTTCCGCGCGGTCACCGGTGACCGGCTCGCGAGCGACGAAGGAGGGATCCGCAGTGTCCGTGCCACTCGCCGCACCGCACGCCGTCTCGGCTGACCCCGGCCCCCTGCGTCAGCTGCGGATACTGGCCGCGCGCATCGGCGCGATGTGCCTGGTGGAGCTGCAGAAGCTGCGCCGCGACCAGACCGAGCTGCTCACCCGCGCGATCCAGCCCGCGCTGTGGCTGCTGATCTTCGGCGAGACGTTCACCCGGCTCAAGGCGATCCCGACCGGCTCGACGCCCTACCTCGACTACCTGGCGCCCGGCATCCTCGCGCAGTCGGCGTTGTTCATCTCCATCTTCTACGGCATCCAGATCATCTGGGAACGCGACGCGGGCGTGCTCGCCAAGCTCCTGGTGACGCCGACCCCGCGCGCGGCCCTCGTCGCGGGGAAGGCGTTCGCGGCCGGGGTCCGCGCGCTCGTCCAGGCGCTGATGGTGCTGATCCTCGCCGCGATCCTGGGCGTCGGGCTGACCGTGAACCCGCTGAAGCTGCTCGCGATGGCCGTCGTGCTGGTGCTCGGTTCGGCGTTCTTCTGCTGCCTGTCCATCGTCATC is a window from the Amycolatopsis sp. NBC_00355 genome containing:
- a CDS encoding MarR family winged helix-turn-helix transcriptional regulator, which translates into the protein MTELAERLMGTVQGIRRVVRRRVRADVPGFPLPGAQVEVLRVVADHPGIGVAAAARELHLAANSVSTLVNQLVDAGFLRREPDPDDRRATRLEVTAAAADRMAHWRRARTGLVADALTGLSEEDTAAIEQALPALEKLMGILKERP
- the pspAB gene encoding PspA-associated protein PspAB; the protein is MTLLDSKLVRCWTSRPNLQSLYSLAAAAPRVRGALGLIPTGGGTLSFKVDGDALDRTEAELLAATSAKLPVHPLVTQDLYGRSTVRCWRRNRDLRVLTGDLVDVADRLARAGYGGALRFASVEFADPDGRRDGRLQLVYLFGRGTFHAAAAPGTNTLDRALELRARAALHGSLPLEPDAHRRFVV
- a CDS encoding VOC family protein; translation: MVSRLNPYLSFKDNARQAMEFYETVFGGKLTVHTFGSFGAPEGPEADKVMHAQLDTDSGYTLMASDTPEGMEYHPGTNITVSLSGDDADDLRGYWDKLSEGGTVTVPFEKQAWADEFGCCVDKFGIPWMVNIGQ
- a CDS encoding sensor histidine kinase yields the protein MPEAGFGAPPRAYVRSLLRNGTPAETAPPDGDAADLTAVGAATLARASRYWVVVPLAYRIAAFIKVFIGYTAANGTLGLGPVLSATVFAVVANTAAAAWVLRAGGLRARVTGRALALDLAVGVALNFAVAATVPAAVQPFAVDVTWTWLVGAVAMWAGTSGIPTALWLFAGALPLRSALTLAGGLPLDAPLALTRSVGCMIALAVAIVLGAGILILLGVGTRFALDIGLRRGREAERRRTRRIMHDSVLQTLEALAISAPGDDAQAVARLKELRSVAKAEAAELRRKITEPIESGSTRGFAVELADVATEMARDGLRTQLVAADFADDDQLSQDRRTAMCEAVREALRNTVKHSGTKQVVLRVEERDGGIAVVARDQGQGFDVQARPPGFGITQSIIARLAEVGGRGTVDSQPGRGTRVTLWVPS
- a CDS encoding zinc-dependent alcohol dehydrogenase family protein; its protein translation is MTCSFLDGDHFTNGPGSLIPVSDAAGEIAAVGEGVTRFAVGDRVVNTFHTNWIGGRLPAAETLRGYGNAQDGQLAQYRAVSENALAALPESLTYEQGATLPCAAVTAWTARHAAEAGRRRAHPRHRRCLAVRPAAGEGARARVIATTSSAAKAAKLTGLGADTVIDYVETPEWGQAVLDATGGRGADRIVEVGGPGTFAQSLVAAGTHHAEIVLVGFVGTGGAPIGFMDLFRSGATVRKTWVGSREDTEVLVRRLAVRPIGPVIDSVHPFGDADAAFRHFAGRGNFGKVVIAAP
- a CDS encoding ABC transporter permease, which codes for MSVPLAAPHAVSADPGPLRQLRILAARIGAMCLVELQKLRRDQTELLTRAIQPALWLLIFGETFTRLKAIPTGSTPYLDYLAPGILAQSALFISIFYGIQIIWERDAGVLAKLLVTPTPRAALVAGKAFAAGVRALVQALMVLILAAILGVGLTVNPLKLLAMAVVLVLGSAFFCCLSIVIAGVVLSRERLMGIGQAITMPLFFGSNALYPVDLMPGWLRVLSHVNPLSYQVDALRGLLIGTPAHLGLDFAVLAVACVCAVGVASALLGRLAR
- a CDS encoding ABC transporter ATP-binding protein, with the protein product MTEPAVRCTDLSHSFGATRAVDGVDLEIHPGEVFGLLGPNGAGKTTTLRMITTLLPTGPGRITVSGIDVARRKMAVRRLIGYVPQQLSADGALTGRENVALFARLFDVPRARRAEEVRRALDLVGLAGEADRTAKGYSGGMIRRLELAQALVSSPRLLILDEPTIGLDPVARSAVWERIAQIRAETGMTVLVTTHYMDEAEQYCDRVALMHAGKIRALGTPAELEADLGPESTLDDVFRAVTGDRLASDEGGIRSVRATRRTARRLG
- a CDS encoding GNAT family N-acetyltransferase, with the protein product MSSPLDNPTWASLAGPHAHFAERVGRVLRYPADVAPFLGLPDDPGEQDWRDVATLGGPGATVVVASTFSRPPAGWEVLETLPGVQLVDEGVAAAEDPEAVRLGPADVPEMLDLVARTQPGPFRKRTVELGTYLGIRRAGALVAMAGERLHPPGYTEISAVCTDPAFRGQGLGTRLVHAIAFGIRARGETPMMHAAATNTPAIRLYQSLGFVLRRRPDFVAVRVPA